In Opitutaceae bacterium TAV5, one genomic interval encodes:
- a CDS encoding N-terminal cleavage protein, translating to MKPFPKPASTTSGFTLIELLTVIAIIGILASLSFVGIRSARQAAANARCLSHLRQIGVAFATWSTENKDQAIVSWETEGKLWMQLVAPYVGGIPGNKIWVCTAQRHDPAISTDLWPGPPFAGFTTPVDYAQNTCAASAPGGIPRNPKPVYSASTPLSRIVCLTEGRNTFWNEGSWSTQVVPYSGAHNSGTNVLFLDYHVKTVKEITFQKVWDATL from the coding sequence ATGAAACCCTTCCCCAAGCCTGCCTCCACCACATCCGGCTTCACCCTGATCGAACTCCTCACGGTCATCGCCATCATCGGCATTCTGGCGTCGTTGAGTTTTGTCGGTATCCGAAGCGCACGACAAGCTGCGGCCAACGCACGCTGCCTCTCCCACCTCCGCCAGATCGGCGTCGCCTTCGCCACCTGGTCCACCGAAAACAAGGACCAGGCTATCGTCTCCTGGGAAACCGAAGGCAAGTTATGGATGCAACTCGTCGCCCCCTACGTCGGAGGCATACCCGGCAACAAAATCTGGGTATGCACCGCTCAACGACACGATCCCGCTATTTCTACCGACCTCTGGCCGGGCCCTCCTTTTGCCGGCTTCACCACTCCTGTTGATTACGCACAAAATACCTGTGCCGCCAGTGCCCCCGGCGGCATCCCCAGGAATCCCAAACCCGTTTATTCGGCGTCCACCCCGCTATCCAGAATCGTTTGTCTGACCGAAGGCCGTAACACGTTCTGGAACGAAGGTTCCTGGAGCACGCAGGTTGTTCCCTATTCCGGCGCCCACAATTCCGGCACCAATGTCCTCTTCCTCGATTACCATGTGAAGACCGTCAAGGAGATCACGTTCCAGAAAGTCTGGGACGCCACGCTCTGA
- a CDS encoding sugar-binding protein, producing the protein MPAKRHIHTRTGTVILAIAALVAAVSITAVTNADTLSPSADAGSAALLLSGFEAPLENDWALNPAAPALSPETRPEFIKEGKTSARWENLPMHSWLNLKPGNPPADWSAYEAISIWINAEKANGQVINFTAGSSGTNGEGDYFIAQVTVDWTGWKQVIIPLERFIRNRSPKGWNAITGFQIAAKGWGGVQALPDTVLWLDHLQLIRR; encoded by the coding sequence ATGCCCGCCAAACGCCACATTCACACCCGCACCGGAACAGTCATCCTCGCTATTGCCGCCCTTGTCGCGGCGGTATCCATTACTGCCGTCACCAACGCCGACACACTGTCACCATCGGCCGATGCGGGATCCGCCGCGCTTCTCCTCAGTGGATTCGAAGCGCCTCTCGAAAATGACTGGGCGCTCAATCCCGCGGCCCCCGCGCTCTCACCCGAAACCCGCCCCGAATTTATCAAGGAAGGCAAAACCTCCGCGCGCTGGGAAAACCTCCCGATGCATTCGTGGCTCAACCTCAAACCCGGAAACCCTCCCGCCGACTGGTCCGCTTACGAAGCCATTTCCATCTGGATCAATGCCGAAAAAGCCAACGGACAAGTCATCAACTTCACCGCCGGTTCATCCGGCACCAACGGCGAAGGCGACTACTTCATTGCGCAGGTCACCGTGGACTGGACCGGCTGGAAACAGGTCATCATCCCCCTTGAACGTTTTATCAGGAACCGGAGTCCCAAAGGCTGGAACGCCATCACCGGCTTCCAGATCGCCGCCAAAGGATGGGGCGGCGTGCAAGCTCTGCCCGATACCGTCCTCTGGCTCGACCACTTGCAACTCATCCGCCGCTAA